Genomic window (Candidatus Limnocylindrales bacterium):
AAGTTTCTCCGCCAGCTCGGTTCGCGTCTGCGCGATCATGCTCTGCGTCTTGGCGTTCGACGGCTGCATCTTCAGCGCCTGGTCGAGCGTCTCGAGACTCTTCCCGTAATTGCCGGATACGCGGTACGTAACCGCGAGCGCCTGCACGTACTCGACGCGCTTCGGATCGGCGGCAACCACCTTCTTCAGCGTCGCGATCGCCTGCGGGAATTTCTCCCGGCCGCGGTACGACCAGGCAAGATAGTAGAGCGCCACGGGATCGTTCGGCCGCACGGCGAGAACTTTCTTCGCTGATTCCTCGGCGTCGCCGTACGACTGGAGGTCGATCAGCAGGTGCATCAGCTCGACTTGCGGCTCGATCGACGACGGCCTGAGCTCGTACGACCGGCGGCAGTCGCCGATCGCATCGAACGTTTCGTGGCGTGCGGCGCGGTCGCGGCAGCGGGCGAGCAGGTGATCGGGGTTGTCGTTGTCGAACTTGTCGGGCGGCGGCGCCGTCGCAGGAGGAGCGCTCAGCGGCACCTGCACCGAACCTTCGCCGGCCTCGAGCGACGGAATCGGTGCAGGCGTCGTGGCCGAGCCGCCGCTTGCCGCCTGTGCGAGCGCCGCGTGCTGCGCCGCCTTGATCCCCTCTTCGACGCTCTCGTCGCGCTTCGACGCGCATCCCGCTGCCAGGACAAGCAGTGCGCCCGACGCAATCATCCGGCCGGACGCACGAAACCATCGGTTCGTCATAAGGCCGACATCCTAAGAGACATCGCGCGAAGGATCCATGCGCGACGCGGCCGGAACGGGCGGATCAACGGCGGAGACAACTCGAATACCGGGACAGTCCCGGTTCTCGTGAAGGTGCGGGCAGCGGCTTTTCGTGCAGGTGCGGGCGCGGCTTCTGGTGCGCAGCG
Coding sequences:
- a CDS encoding tetratricopeptide repeat protein — its product is MTNRWFRASGRMIASGALLVLAAGCASKRDESVEEGIKAAQHAALAQAASGGSATTPAPIPSLEAGEGSVQVPLSAPPATAPPPDKFDNDNPDHLLARCRDRAARHETFDAIGDCRRSYELRPSSIEPQVELMHLLIDLQSYGDAEESAKKVLAVRPNDPVALYYLAWSYRGREKFPQAIATLKKVVAADPKRVEYVQALAVTYRVSGNYGKSLETLDQALKMQPSNAKTQSMIAQTRTELAEKLSPYRRLVKEKADSYDNQAALGFIYQKFGISDKALQTYDTALSMMPAPIEKQNAETKKLAAQIYYNRGVVYRDLGKPEVAEPALSQAMQLDPSLASFAWYYIGLCRYDAGKYDASIDALRKSVELAPDVADNRQALADSYDKAGKADLAAEQRNAVAAITARGDAAKEQFRKEEADAAADAEKKSAGAAATTVPETESDASPPAASAGSAPAAAASQPSAPSRPEPSLDPGVDDGGH